The DNA segment AAGCCAAGAAATATCCCTTTGTTCACAGAACATATTTCCAGATTCAGCAGCATCAGAAGAAGTACGGACAACATCGCTTCTGCCGGCTTCTTAACCGGTAAACAGCCGATAAAGATTTCAGCACATCAGACGGTTAAAATTTTGCTGGATCACGAAGTAAATTGTATCGGCTATCCGGAATTGCGGGTAACTGGAGGCAAGGGGGCGCTGATTAAGCTGACTTATGCAGAGGCCCTGGTTGATAAAGACCGGAATAAGGGCAACAGAAATGAAATTGATGGGAAGGAAATTATAGGCAATTACGATGTATTTATTGCAGAGGGTGGCAGAGGCCGAAGGTTTCGCCCGCTTTGGCTGCGTACTTACCGCTATGTGGAAATGGAAATCAGTACGGGGGATGAAGCGCTGCTTATTGATGATTTTTATGGAATGATGACCGGTTATCCGTTGGAAATGAAGGCCTCCTTTAGCAGCAGTGACCCTTCATTGGAGGAGATTTGGAAGGTAGGCTGGCGTACCGCACAGCTTTGTGCGGGCGACCTGTATTACGATTGCCCTTATTACGAACAGCTCCAGTATACGGGAGATAGCAGGATTCAGGCGTTGATTTCTTTGTATCTGACTGGTGATGACCGTTTAATGCGCAAAGCAATTCTGGATTTTTACCATTCAAGAACCCCCGAAGGACTTACGCAGGGACGCTATCCAAGCAACCGTTTACAGATCATTCCACCCTTCTCACTATTCTGGGTCTCGATGATCCATGATTACTGGATGCATAAAAGGGATGACGAATTTGTCAGGCAATTTCTGCCGGCCATTAACGAGGTAATGTCCTGGTACATGGAGCGAAGGGATGCCGCAATCGGAATGCTGGGACCGATGAAGTGGTGGAACTTTACAGACTGGGATAATTTTGACGATTGGGGCGTAGCGCCCGGAGCTGCACATGGTGGTTCTGCGATTATTTCTTTACAGGCTGCCTATACGATGGACCAGGCTGCGGAGCTGTTTTCGGCATTTGGAAAAAGTGCAGAAGGAAGCGGTTTTCTAAATGCTGCTGAATTGCTGAAGTCAGCCACTTATCGCAAATGTTATGATCCGGCAAAAGGACTTTTAGGGGATACGCCTGATCAGTCTTCCTTTAGTCAGCATGCCGGAATCTGGGCGATACTTAGCGGAACGGTGAAAAATATGCAGGCAAAGGAGCTGATGCAGCGCTTGCTTTCTGATCAATCCATTGGTCAGGTGACCTTCTTTTACCGCTTTTACCTGGCACAGGCGATGAAGAAAGCAGGAGTAGCAGATCAATATTACGGACAGCTCGGCCCCTGGCGAAAAATGCTTGCCCTGGGCCTGAGTACTTTTGCGGAAAAGCCCGAACCGGCCCGTTCAGATTGTCATGCCTGGAGTGCCAGCCCTGATTATGATTTCCTGTCGACCATTTGTGGGATCATGCCGGATGCTCCGGGTTTTAAAAAGGTGAGGATCGCGCCTGCTTTAGCAGGGTTGAAATGGATTAAAGGGAATATGCCACATCCTGATGGCATGATCTCGGTTGCAGTAAAACGGAATGCTAAAGATTCGGGCATCAAAGCGATAGTGGTATTGCCGGAAAAACTGGAAGGTGTATTTGTCTGGATGGGAAAAGAAATCAAACTGCATGGAGGCAAACAGGAGTTTAACTTATAACCTGTTCACAAAAAAGGCTATCTGATGAGGGATAGCCTTTAATAACCAAAGTGTAAATTAAACGAGTACTTAAATGTTTGTGCTTCGCAGCATGAAACCTTAAAAAAAGCAGCTTGCAATGAGTAAACAAGCTGTCAAAACATGGAAAAGTTTAAGCTCGACCTAATGGCTTTCGCTACCACTTAGACGTCATGAGCGGAATCGAACCGCCATTCTAGGTTTATGAAACCTGTGCCTCGCCACTCGGCCACATGACTATAACTGATCAGCTTTCCTGCTGCTGATGAAACAAATATAGATAATGTCTACTGAATTAGTAGTATTTATTTGTAATTTTATTTTTAATCCTTATGTTTACACTATTAAGCGCATTCAGAAGGGCATAGAGATGCTTTTTTAGGTAAAGCTTGACACAGATAACTAAGAAAAAACCAATTAAAAAAAAGAACCATGAGTAAATTTGCAAAACTAAAAGAAGTAGTAGCTGCGACAGAAGCAGATGTAGAAAAATTTTATAACGGTGGCAACAGTGCTGCAGGAACCAGAGTGCGTAAAGCTTTACAGGAGATCAAAGGTCTTGCTCAGGAAATCCGCACTGAGATCACGGAAAAGAAAAACGCTGCAAAATAAGCAGTATTATGGTGTAATCAGATGTTAATGATCTGGTTACACTTTTTTTATCATGCATCGGGAACGTTCCCGTTAAATTTATATCTTTGCTTTCACACCTAAATATTATAAATGTGAAAAGGATATTGATCGCCCTGTTGTCTTTATGCCTCTCTACGGAGCTGGCAAGCGCACAAGACCTAAAATCGCCCGATGGAAAACTGTTGATGAATTTTTCAGTTCAGAACGGAGGGATACCTACTTATAAACTGACCTATAAAGGTAAAGTTGTGCTTAAACCAGGAAAACTGGGATTAGAGTTGAAAGATCAGGTACCTCCTGCAAAGTTTGGTACGGAGATGGGAATGAAATCAGGACCAGCCAATCCAAAGACCTCTTTATATGATCAGTTTACCATCGCTGATTCCAAAACCAGCTCTTTTGATGAAACCTGGCAGCCGGTCTGGGGAGAGCTGAAAAACATCAGGAACCATTACAACGAATTGGCGGTCACTTTACACCAACAGGGAACCGACCGGAATATCCTGATTCGCTTTCGTCTTTTTAACGATGGACTGGGATTCCGTTATGAATTCCCTCAGCAGAAAAACCTGAATTATTTTGTCATAAAGGAGGAAAAAACACAATTCGCCATGTCGGGGGATATGAAGGCTTACTGGCTTCCTGGTGATTATGATACCCAGGAATATGATTACACCACTTCTAAGCTTTCTGAGATCAGGGGCTTATTTCATACCGCGGTGACGGATAATTCTTCCCAGACCCAATATTCTGAAACAGGGGTGCAGGCGCCTTTGATGCTTAAAACCAATGATGGACTTTACATCAGTATCCATGAAGCGGCGTTGATCAATTATTCAACGATGAACCTGAACCTTGATGATAAGAACATGATTTTCGAGTCCTGGTTAACACCAGATGCAAAAGGAGATAAAGGATACATGCAGTCTCCTGCCACCTCTCCCTGGAGAACGGTGATCGTGAGCGATGATGCACGCGATATTCTGGCCTCCAAAATGACTTTGAACCTAAATGACCCTTCTAAAATAGAGGATACCTCCTGGATTAAAACGAGTAAATACGTTGGGGTATGGTGGGAAATGATCACCGGAAAAAGCTCCTGGGCTTATACTGATGAATTGCCAAGTGTACAA comes from the Pedobacter sp. FW305-3-2-15-E-R2A2 genome and includes:
- a CDS encoding family 78 glycoside hydrolase catalytic domain, yielding MKGRKKLMFIGMLFAVTLSRAQDIAINPALLKESWSASWITKPGAAQREYGVYHFRKHFSLPAVPASFVVHLSADNRYRLFVNGQPVCSGPARGDLFNWYFESLDIARYLKQGNNVIAAEVWNMGALAPVAQISNQTGFLMQGNTLAESMVNTDDSWKVLQNKAYSPTSLDNGERLRAYMVVGPGDHVKGDVYPWGWEMPGFDDASWIAAKGIAAPVPVGYGTDNLWTLKPRNIPLFTEHISRFSSIRRSTDNIASAGFLTGKQPIKISAHQTVKILLDHEVNCIGYPELRVTGGKGALIKLTYAEALVDKDRNKGNRNEIDGKEIIGNYDVFIAEGGRGRRFRPLWLRTYRYVEMEISTGDEALLIDDFYGMMTGYPLEMKASFSSSDPSLEEIWKVGWRTAQLCAGDLYYDCPYYEQLQYTGDSRIQALISLYLTGDDRLMRKAILDFYHSRTPEGLTQGRYPSNRLQIIPPFSLFWVSMIHDYWMHKRDDEFVRQFLPAINEVMSWYMERRDAAIGMLGPMKWWNFTDWDNFDDWGVAPGAAHGGSAIISLQAAYTMDQAAELFSAFGKSAEGSGFLNAAELLKSATYRKCYDPAKGLLGDTPDQSSFSQHAGIWAILSGTVKNMQAKELMQRLLSDQSIGQVTFFYRFYLAQAMKKAGVADQYYGQLGPWRKMLALGLSTFAEKPEPARSDCHAWSASPDYDFLSTICGIMPDAPGFKKVRIAPALAGLKWIKGNMPHPDGMISVAVKRNAKDSGIKAIVVLPEKLEGVFVWMGKEIKLHGGKQEFNL
- a CDS encoding histone H1: MSKFAKLKEVVAATEADVEKFYNGGNSAAGTRVRKALQEIKGLAQEIRTEITEKKNAAK